A window of Mucilaginibacter paludis DSM 18603 contains these coding sequences:
- a CDS encoding fasciclin domain-containing protein encodes MNKYITSIVCILAMTSIFSSCQKKMFDDYYARPDGLAQPIYQELQKKGNFTTALALIDKAGYKTILGTAGYWTFFVPNDNAFQGYFQENGISGVAALDSAKAAGIITYSLVANAYRKDQLGILQTAKGAVADNAYRRKTAYYDFTFVDPNHSGVSVANNRNATYVANDNNNKYIPYFLSGYFGINALTASDYNAFYPTSTFTGFNVAGAKVITADIPAENGIMHEIDKVIPPIPSIDQYISQNPDYSEFMRLLDKLAIYTANIALTSRYKVLTGKSDIVYVKSYPATLAFAPNNEGYLALTQTDAQANGWTMVVPKNSALLAYEKDILANFGTFDAAPPSVLTDLINAHMWLSTIWPRDILTSNNNLQVQSATFVASDIIDTKMLSNGNFYGTKAVQQANVFRTVYGKAYLDPKYSLMTRIFGQTDLKVGSTNTNFKYTLFMMSDLEVKKAGYDYIPDQSVWTYTDPNASGSSPSTSALQERLARIAANSLLYTAYGQFDNLSGEGIAESFGGEYVKFKNNKVFAAGNVVKGTAVTIDSVKTAFNGRVYYTKGLLQFAENTETLGQSIERLGLSTDPVVAANFNYFYQYLINCGTLWIPLTKDIIGAAVGGQYTAFIPTNAAIMQAVRNNLLPGNSVTGQPTFSPTTTLDQAKVINFLLYHIVERNTIAADGIKNGIFPTLLKDINGNAKTLTVFYPGTDPTRYVPAQMEVRDGKFTSGTGATINLAGSNNLANRALIHSINQVLNSN; translated from the coding sequence ATGAATAAATACATTACCTCCATCGTATGTATACTGGCCATGACAAGCATTTTCAGCTCATGTCAGAAAAAAATGTTTGACGACTATTATGCCCGCCCTGATGGCTTGGCTCAACCTATCTACCAGGAACTGCAGAAAAAAGGGAACTTTACCACGGCCTTGGCCCTCATAGACAAAGCGGGTTACAAAACTATTTTGGGTACAGCGGGTTATTGGACCTTTTTTGTGCCAAATGACAACGCTTTCCAAGGTTACTTCCAGGAAAATGGTATCAGCGGCGTGGCGGCTCTGGATTCAGCAAAAGCAGCCGGAATTATAACCTATAGTCTTGTCGCCAATGCTTATCGAAAAGACCAATTGGGGATTTTACAGACCGCGAAAGGTGCTGTTGCCGACAATGCTTACAGAAGGAAAACTGCCTATTATGACTTCACTTTTGTTGACCCGAATCATTCCGGGGTTTCTGTGGCCAACAACCGTAATGCGACCTACGTGGCCAACGATAATAACAACAAATACATCCCTTATTTTTTGAGCGGCTATTTCGGGATAAATGCCCTTACTGCTTCTGACTATAATGCTTTTTATCCCACCTCCACCTTCACCGGCTTTAACGTCGCCGGCGCCAAGGTTATCACCGCTGATATTCCGGCTGAGAACGGCATTATGCATGAAATTGATAAAGTTATCCCGCCGATACCTAGCATAGATCAATACATCTCTCAGAATCCGGATTATAGTGAATTCATGCGGCTTCTGGATAAACTCGCTATCTACACAGCTAACATTGCACTGACGAGCCGGTATAAAGTGCTAACGGGGAAATCGGATATTGTTTATGTTAAAAGTTATCCGGCTACGCTCGCCTTCGCACCGAACAATGAGGGTTATCTCGCCCTTACGCAAACTGATGCCCAGGCAAACGGGTGGACAATGGTCGTGCCCAAGAACTCAGCGCTTCTGGCTTACGAAAAAGATATCCTGGCCAATTTCGGCACATTCGACGCAGCTCCGCCAAGCGTTTTAACCGACCTGATTAATGCACATATGTGGCTTTCTACCATCTGGCCGAGAGATATTCTGACCAGCAATAATAATCTTCAGGTGCAATCTGCAACCTTCGTGGCTTCGGACATCATCGATACTAAAATGTTGAGTAACGGAAACTTTTACGGTACAAAAGCGGTCCAGCAGGCCAATGTCTTTCGCACTGTGTATGGTAAAGCCTACCTCGACCCCAAATACAGCCTGATGACCAGGATATTTGGTCAGACAGATCTCAAAGTTGGCTCGACGAACACGAACTTCAAATATACCTTGTTTATGATGTCCGATCTCGAGGTCAAAAAAGCAGGGTATGATTATATTCCCGATCAATCTGTTTGGACGTATACTGACCCGAACGCGTCTGGGTCATCCCCCTCGACCAGCGCATTACAGGAAAGGCTGGCCAGAATAGCTGCAAATTCCCTACTTTATACCGCCTACGGGCAGTTCGATAATTTGTCCGGGGAAGGTATAGCTGAATCTTTTGGAGGGGAATACGTCAAATTTAAGAATAACAAAGTTTTTGCAGCAGGAAACGTTGTGAAGGGAACTGCTGTGACGATAGACAGCGTGAAAACCGCCTTCAATGGAAGGGTCTATTATACCAAGGGCTTGCTGCAATTTGCAGAAAATACGGAAACACTGGGTCAGAGCATCGAACGACTCGGCCTTTCCACAGACCCTGTAGTGGCTGCTAACTTCAACTACTTTTACCAATACCTGATTAATTGCGGAACACTTTGGATACCACTTACCAAAGACATCATCGGAGCTGCGGTAGGTGGGCAATATACAGCTTTTATCCCTACAAATGCCGCGATCATGCAGGCGGTCCGTAACAACCTTCTTCCCGGCAACTCTGTCACGGGGCAGCCAACCTTCAGCCCCACAACAACCCTCGACCAGGCAAAAGTAATAAATTTCCTGCTATACCACATTGTCGAAAGAAATACCATAGCCGCCGACGGTATAAAAAACGGGATTTTTCCTACGCTATTAAAAGACATCAATGGCAATGCTAAAACGTTGACAGTTTTCTATCCCGGTACAGATCCGACCCGGTATGTTCCCGCTCAAATGGAAGTCAGGGATGGTAAATTTACCAGCGGAACAGGCGCCACCATCAATCTGGCAGGCAGCAACAATCTTGCCAACAGAGCCCTGATTCACTCTATTAATCAGGTGCTTAATTCTAACTAA
- a CDS encoding hybrid sensor histidine kinase/response regulator transcription factor → MLIKFNLSRIKCTAILHLFCIFAPCFSFAQLKCRITHYSTQDGLSHDKVTSIIKDREGFMWFGTWDGINRFDGQTFTTFKSYAGDSSSLNSNRINDIVEDDNGYLWVKTDGNQVYRFDKRTGKFLYVLKRLKKVAGKRFSCTGILPSGKNLVWLLSSDQGLIALSKPGSPEPVITRYAQDQVGRFNLPSDKINFFRIDNQGKIWIGTVGGISILRPDASGYYSSKPLDLDVLNKCNFKSVAEDKVNIAFTTQDGYLIIHNKQNGRFLKKKILPDMQLNSVCLASKRDLVYCSTAKGELIILNKADLSLRATVRIDQHPILSILEDKSGCLWLEPSENGVFRYDPWRGNLRRFTQPDYSLINTGTPYEVFEDINGRVWVNMKGHGFGYYNEATGTIDRFYNDPRFDDYRFNNRVVHHFYDSEGILWLNTDQKGLEKVVILNDDFHQHLLVDHTYVQSENEVRALYSDHQQRLWIATKRKLSVFKGGKKIQGMFTNEPPGGLGWVYTICEDRKGNIWLGTKGKGLFKAEPLDQNHTRYRLAQYTNDPKDTTSISGNAVYSVVEDEKGRIWTGTIGGGLNQVVSIKGKTKFYNIRNGFSNHPRGAYNGVRHLAIGPKGNIWVGTTDGLLIVDATDEQPQDYRFFEYNKIPGDPQSLGNNDIQFILKDRQQRMWLCTAGGGFDRAVGKDSQKGLKFRNYTIGDGLANDFTLSCVEDNFGKIWLATQKGLSQFDPEIQHFKNYYAIEGLPKFGFSESACLKQPCGNIVFGEFQGYLSFNPAMISHHKTNAHIAITGLQVNGRDIDISDHKQSVLKSDINYLTELVLKYDEDDLSFTFNVLDYRNGDRQNYAYRLLGMDSVWIQSDPNQRKATYSNLPPGSYIFQVKTVGQDQYLEVPFKQLSVKILPPPWRTGWAKIAYILFIAVLLRMTWRIISTMFKLRQRIQVEQELTELKLNFFTNISHELRTPLTLIMSPVEALLSKEDLSERGRRYIEIIKRNTERMERFVSQLLDLRKVQTGNAQLNISRVSLVSLIDKVAGYFTEAFREKNIRFSIVPDNLVLEICADPEKMETVFYNILANALKYSPQDGVIEISVNFKENGSVCAIAIRDEGPGVDETQLTDIFRLYYEGQIGGAGQLKGTGIGLSVSSEFVRLHGGKIYAENSADTNGLIVTIELGTSLELCQFQKKPGTMRTQTAISEVKSPEQDTTEKGRAQETGYKVLKAPLLLLVDDNSDLRVFLSGELGGHYRIELAENGEEGFSKAMHLYPDLIISDVMMPVMDGITMLDKLKSHNETSHIPVILLTAKASVENKIDALNFGADQYLTKPFRTEMLLAAVSNLLEQRNRMFWQLFNRPNSAQKERGDLLITSHDELFLNKIIQFISAEMSDPSLSIESMAANANMSRSPFYRKFKGLTNMAPVEFLREMRLRKAKILFDSGEQSITEVAYRVGFESQAYFSTCFKHYSGQNPSEYIKNLQ, encoded by the coding sequence ATGCTTATAAAATTTAATTTATCCAGGATAAAATGTACTGCAATATTACATCTATTCTGCATTTTTGCCCCTTGCTTTTCGTTTGCCCAGTTGAAATGCCGGATCACCCATTATTCTACCCAGGATGGCCTGTCACATGACAAGGTGACCTCTATAATCAAAGACAGGGAAGGATTTATGTGGTTCGGTACCTGGGATGGCATCAACCGTTTCGATGGGCAGACTTTTACCACGTTTAAATCTTATGCTGGTGACAGTTCCAGCCTGAACAGCAACCGGATCAATGATATCGTCGAAGATGACAACGGGTATTTATGGGTTAAAACCGATGGCAATCAGGTTTATAGATTTGATAAAAGAACTGGAAAATTCCTTTATGTATTGAAAAGACTGAAAAAGGTCGCGGGAAAAAGATTTTCCTGTACGGGTATTCTGCCGTCAGGAAAAAACCTGGTCTGGCTTTTGAGTTCGGATCAAGGCCTTATCGCATTGTCTAAACCCGGATCGCCGGAACCTGTTATCACCAGATATGCACAGGATCAGGTTGGGCGCTTTAATCTTCCTTCTGATAAGATTAATTTCTTCCGGATAGACAACCAGGGAAAAATCTGGATAGGAACCGTAGGCGGTATATCAATACTCAGGCCCGACGCCTCTGGATATTATTCAAGCAAGCCCCTGGATCTTGATGTTTTAAACAAGTGCAATTTCAAATCCGTGGCAGAAGATAAAGTCAATATCGCTTTCACGACACAGGATGGTTATTTAATCATTCATAATAAGCAGAACGGGAGGTTCCTTAAAAAGAAAATCTTACCTGATATGCAATTAAATTCGGTATGTCTTGCCTCAAAACGCGATTTAGTATATTGCTCAACGGCTAAAGGCGAGCTAATAATACTAAACAAGGCCGATCTGAGCCTTCGCGCAACTGTCAGAATCGACCAGCACCCGATCTTATCTATCTTGGAAGACAAGTCGGGCTGCTTGTGGCTCGAACCTAGTGAGAACGGTGTATTCCGGTATGACCCCTGGCGGGGCAACCTCCGGCGTTTCACGCAGCCGGATTATTCTTTGATCAATACGGGTACACCATACGAGGTATTCGAAGATATAAATGGCAGAGTTTGGGTCAATATGAAAGGGCATGGTTTCGGTTATTATAACGAGGCCACAGGCACAATTGATCGCTTCTACAACGATCCACGATTTGACGACTATAGATTTAACAATAGGGTTGTTCATCACTTTTACGACAGTGAGGGAATCCTATGGTTGAATACGGACCAAAAGGGATTGGAAAAAGTAGTGATCCTAAATGATGACTTCCATCAGCATCTTTTAGTGGACCACACCTATGTACAATCGGAAAATGAGGTCCGAGCCTTATATTCTGATCATCAGCAGCGACTATGGATCGCAACTAAAAGAAAACTTTCGGTCTTCAAAGGGGGAAAAAAAATCCAAGGGATGTTCACCAATGAGCCCCCCGGCGGACTTGGCTGGGTTTATACGATATGCGAAGACCGGAAAGGAAATATCTGGCTCGGGACTAAGGGCAAAGGACTTTTTAAGGCAGAACCACTTGATCAGAATCATACCAGGTATCGCCTGGCCCAATATACAAACGACCCAAAGGACACGACCAGTATTAGTGGTAACGCTGTGTATTCCGTTGTGGAGGATGAGAAGGGACGGATCTGGACGGGTACAATAGGCGGCGGTTTAAATCAAGTGGTGAGCATCAAAGGAAAAACGAAGTTTTACAACATCAGAAATGGGTTTTCCAATCACCCAAGGGGCGCTTATAACGGAGTCCGGCACCTGGCGATCGGTCCAAAAGGAAACATATGGGTGGGGACCACGGACGGCTTACTCATCGTCGATGCTACCGATGAACAACCCCAAGACTACCGGTTTTTCGAATACAACAAAATACCAGGTGATCCGCAAAGTTTAGGAAATAATGATATTCAGTTCATATTAAAGGACAGGCAGCAACGTATGTGGCTATGCACAGCCGGGGGCGGATTTGACAGGGCGGTCGGGAAGGATTCTCAGAAAGGGTTAAAGTTCCGTAACTATACAATCGGGGACGGGTTGGCCAATGATTTTACACTAAGTTGCGTAGAAGATAATTTCGGTAAAATTTGGCTGGCCACCCAAAAGGGCCTTTCACAATTTGATCCCGAAATACAACATTTCAAAAATTATTACGCGATCGAGGGATTGCCAAAATTCGGTTTTTCGGAAAGTGCCTGCCTAAAACAGCCTTGTGGAAACATAGTCTTCGGAGAATTCCAGGGATACCTTTCCTTCAATCCCGCAATGATCAGTCACCACAAGACCAATGCGCATATAGCTATAACCGGCCTGCAGGTGAATGGCAGAGATATTGACATTTCGGACCATAAGCAATCTGTTTTGAAATCAGATATTAACTACTTGACCGAACTAGTATTAAAATATGACGAAGATGACCTGAGTTTTACCTTCAATGTCCTGGACTATCGCAATGGGGACAGGCAAAATTACGCGTATCGGTTATTGGGCATGGATTCAGTCTGGATACAAAGCGATCCTAATCAGCGGAAGGCAACCTACTCAAACCTACCTCCCGGCAGCTATATTTTCCAGGTTAAAACGGTGGGACAGGATCAATATCTTGAAGTACCGTTCAAACAACTTTCGGTTAAGATCCTACCACCGCCCTGGCGAACAGGATGGGCAAAAATAGCTTACATCTTATTCATCGCGGTCTTGCTGCGGATGACCTGGCGTATCATTTCGACCATGTTTAAACTTCGCCAGCGCATACAAGTTGAACAGGAGCTTACGGAACTAAAGCTGAATTTCTTTACCAATATTTCGCATGAATTACGCACCCCTTTAACTTTGATTATGAGCCCTGTTGAAGCACTCTTGTCCAAGGAAGACCTATCTGAAAGAGGAAGAAGGTATATTGAGATCATCAAGAGGAATACCGAGCGTATGGAAAGGTTCGTCAGCCAGTTACTGGATTTACGGAAAGTGCAAACAGGGAACGCGCAGTTAAATATTTCCCGCGTCAGCCTGGTTTCTCTGATCGATAAAGTCGCCGGCTATTTTACTGAGGCCTTTCGTGAGAAAAATATCCGGTTCAGCATAGTCCCGGATAACCTGGTCTTGGAGATTTGCGCTGATCCAGAAAAGATGGAAACAGTTTTTTATAATATTCTTGCCAACGCCCTGAAATACAGTCCTCAAGATGGAGTGATAGAGATCTCGGTCAATTTCAAAGAGAATGGATCTGTATGCGCAATCGCCATCCGTGACGAGGGACCCGGTGTCGATGAAACGCAACTTACTGATATATTCCGGCTTTATTACGAAGGTCAAATAGGCGGAGCAGGACAATTAAAAGGTACTGGGATCGGCCTTTCGGTTTCCAGTGAATTCGTACGACTTCACGGAGGTAAGATTTATGCCGAAAATAGTGCAGATACAAATGGGCTGATCGTTACGATTGAACTCGGAACAAGTTTAGAACTCTGCCAGTTCCAAAAAAAACCGGGCACGATGCGAACGCAAACAGCTATATCAGAGGTTAAATCGCCGGAGCAAGATACTACGGAAAAAGGAAGGGCACAGGAAACGGGCTATAAAGTTCTGAAAGCGCCATTACTGTTGTTAGTTGACGACAACTCCGACCTGCGTGTTTTTCTGTCAGGGGAACTTGGGGGGCATTATCGCATTGAGTTAGCGGAAAACGGGGAGGAAGGATTTTCCAAAGCCATGCATTTATATCCGGATCTGATCATATCTGATGTCATGATGCCAGTAATGGATGGTATTACCATGCTGGATAAATTAAAAAGTCATAACGAAACGAGCCATATCCCGGTTATTTTGCTAACGGCAAAAGCTTCTGTAGAAAACAAGATCGATGCTTTGAACTTTGGTGCCGATCAATATCTGACCAAGCCTTTCCGCACCGAGATGCTGCTTGCTGCTGTCAGCAATCTTCTGGAACAAAGAAACAGGATGTTCTGGCAACTTTTCAACCGCCCTAATTCAGCGCAAAAAGAAAGAGGCGATCTTCTCATAACCTCACATGATGAATTATTCCTTAACAAAATAATTCAATTTATCAGTGCAGAAATGTCAGACCCCTCCCTGAGCATTGAATCTATGGCAGCTAACGCGAATATGAGCCGCTCACCATTTTACCGGAAATTTAAGGGCCTGACCAATATGGCCCCAGTTGAATTCTTACGTGAAATGCGGCTTAGAAAAGCAAAAATACTTTTTGATTCAGGAGAGCAAAGTATTACCGAGGTCGCTTACCGGGTGGGATTCGAAAGTCAAGCGTACTTCAGCACCTGTTTCAAGCATTACTCCGGCCAAAACCCGTCTGAATATATAAAAAACCTGCAATAA